A part of Girardinichthys multiradiatus isolate DD_20200921_A chromosome 12, DD_fGirMul_XY1, whole genome shotgun sequence genomic DNA contains:
- the LOC124878439 gene encoding nuclear factor 7, ovary-like isoform X2, with the protein MLVCSKHQEDPKLFCKDEQRAVCPACEFSLHQSHKVVPIEQAVSELKEQLKSALKSLQDKRNKHKQVEKTYDDVIQHSKKQVLSTERQIRAEFNKLHQFLKEEEESRLAALREEEEQKGKTIIREMKRIQEQISSLSNSISAVEEDLQKDNVSFLSSYKATQSRTRAQNSLSDPQLVSGALIDVAKHLGNLSFRVWEKMKEKVHFSPVILDPNTAYPELYLSDDLTSVRYGDTKQQLPDNPERNTKYSTVFGSEGFSSGKHSWEVEVGDHPAWNMGLVKESVDRKGEIFASPKYGIWCLVYGEGKYTNGAGKTVTVKKSLQRIRVQLDYDGGKVTFYNTEGRSLIYTHRNTFTEKLFPYFSVGKAADAKTSDLKIYQTEISF; encoded by the coding sequence ATGTTGGTCTGCAGTAAACACCAAGAAGACCCTAAACTGTTCTGTAAAGACGAGCAGAGAGCTGTGTGTCCTGCCTGTGAGTTTTCTCTCCACCAGAGTCACAAAGTGGTTCCTATAGAACAAGCAGTCAGTGAGCTGAAGGAGCAGCTGAAATCTGCCTTAAAGTCTCTGCAGGACAAGaggaacaaacacaaacaggtggaGAAAACATACGATGATGTGATTCAACACTCCAAGAAGCAGGTGTTGTCCACAGAGAGACAGATCAGAGCAGAGTTCAACAAGCTCCACCAGTTCctgaaagaggaagaggagtccAGACTGGCAGCTctgagggaggaagaggagcagaagGGGAAGACTATCATCAGAGAGATGAAGAGGATTCAGGAGCAGATCTCCTCTCTGTCAAACAGTATCTCTGCTGTTGAAGAAGACCTGCAGAAAGACAACGTGTCGTTCCTCAGCAGTTATAAAGCCACTCAGAGCAGAACCAGAGCCCAGAACTCACTGTCAGATCCACAGCTGGTCTCAGGAGCTCTGATAGATGTGGCCAAACACCTGGGCAACCTGTCCTTCAGAGTCTGGGAGAAGATGAAGGAGAAGGTCCACTTCAGTCCTGTCATTCTGGACCCAAACACCGCATACCCTGAGCTCTATCTGTCTGATGATCTGACCAGTGTGAGATATGGAGACACAAAGCAGCAGCTTCCTGATAATCCAGAGAGAAACACTAAGTACTCCACTGTTTTTGGTTCTGAGGGCTTCAGCTCAGGGAAACACAGCTGGGAGGTGGAGGTTGGAGATCATCCTGCCTGGAATATGGGTTTGGTTAAAGAGTCTGTTGACAGGAAGGGAGAGATATTTGCTTCACCAAAATATGGAATCTGGTGTTTGGTGTATGGTGAAGGAAAATACACTAATGGTGCTGGTAAAACTGTCACAGTGAAGAAGAGTCTCCAGAGGATCAGAGTCCAGCTGGACTATGATGGGGGGAAGGTGACCTTCTACAACACTGAAGGCAGGAGTCTCATCTACACTCATAGAAACACTTTCACTGAGAAACTCTTCCCATATTTCAGTGTTGGAAAAGCTGCTGATGCTAAAACTTCTGATCTCAAAATCTATCAAACagagatttctttttaa
- the LOC124878439 gene encoding nuclear factor 7, ovary-like isoform X1, whose amino-acid sequence MAEKIAVFESFLSCHVCSETFRDPVSLSCNHSFCSSCLQKFWEQTKNKNCPICERRSSKDNPGINFTMKELADSFTGRQKSGSSETEKGEEKLMLVCSKHQEDPKLFCKDEQRAVCPACEFSLHQSHKVVPIEQAVSELKEQLKSALKSLQDKRNKHKQVEKTYDDVIQHSKKQVLSTERQIRAEFNKLHQFLKEEEESRLAALREEEEQKGKTIIREMKRIQEQISSLSNSISAVEEDLQKDNVSFLSSYKATQSRTRAQNSLSDPQLVSGALIDVAKHLGNLSFRVWEKMKEKVHFSPVILDPNTAYPELYLSDDLTSVRYGDTKQQLPDNPERNTKYSTVFGSEGFSSGKHSWEVEVGDHPAWNMGLVKESVDRKGEIFASPKYGIWCLVYGEGKYTNGAGKTVTVKKSLQRIRVQLDYDGGKVTFYNTEGRSLIYTHRNTFTEKLFPYFSVGKAADAKTSDLKIYQTEISF is encoded by the coding sequence ATGGCGGAGAAAATCGCTGTTTTTGAAAGTTTCCTGAGCTGCCATGTGTGTTCAGAGACTTTCAGAGATCCTGTGTCTCTGAGCTGCAACCACAGCTTCTGTTCAAGCTGCCTGCAGAAATTCTGGGAACAAACTAAAAACAAGAACTGTCCCATCTGTGAAAGAAGATCTTCCAAAGACAATCCTGGAATAAACTTCACTATGAAGGAACTGGCTGATTCTTTTACTGGAAGACAGAAATCTGGATCATCTGAGACAGAAAAAGGAGAAGAGAAGCTGATGTTGGTCTGCAGTAAACACCAAGAAGACCCTAAACTGTTCTGTAAAGACGAGCAGAGAGCTGTGTGTCCTGCCTGTGAGTTTTCTCTCCACCAGAGTCACAAAGTGGTTCCTATAGAACAAGCAGTCAGTGAGCTGAAGGAGCAGCTGAAATCTGCCTTAAAGTCTCTGCAGGACAAGaggaacaaacacaaacaggtggaGAAAACATACGATGATGTGATTCAACACTCCAAGAAGCAGGTGTTGTCCACAGAGAGACAGATCAGAGCAGAGTTCAACAAGCTCCACCAGTTCctgaaagaggaagaggagtccAGACTGGCAGCTctgagggaggaagaggagcagaagGGGAAGACTATCATCAGAGAGATGAAGAGGATTCAGGAGCAGATCTCCTCTCTGTCAAACAGTATCTCTGCTGTTGAAGAAGACCTGCAGAAAGACAACGTGTCGTTCCTCAGCAGTTATAAAGCCACTCAGAGCAGAACCAGAGCCCAGAACTCACTGTCAGATCCACAGCTGGTCTCAGGAGCTCTGATAGATGTGGCCAAACACCTGGGCAACCTGTCCTTCAGAGTCTGGGAGAAGATGAAGGAGAAGGTCCACTTCAGTCCTGTCATTCTGGACCCAAACACCGCATACCCTGAGCTCTATCTGTCTGATGATCTGACCAGTGTGAGATATGGAGACACAAAGCAGCAGCTTCCTGATAATCCAGAGAGAAACACTAAGTACTCCACTGTTTTTGGTTCTGAGGGCTTCAGCTCAGGGAAACACAGCTGGGAGGTGGAGGTTGGAGATCATCCTGCCTGGAATATGGGTTTGGTTAAAGAGTCTGTTGACAGGAAGGGAGAGATATTTGCTTCACCAAAATATGGAATCTGGTGTTTGGTGTATGGTGAAGGAAAATACACTAATGGTGCTGGTAAAACTGTCACAGTGAAGAAGAGTCTCCAGAGGATCAGAGTCCAGCTGGACTATGATGGGGGGAAGGTGACCTTCTACAACACTGAAGGCAGGAGTCTCATCTACACTCATAGAAACACTTTCACTGAGAAACTCTTCCCATATTTCAGTGTTGGAAAAGCTGCTGATGCTAAAACTTCTGATCTCAAAATCTATCAAACagagatttctttttaa